The proteins below come from a single bacterium HR11 genomic window:
- the rsxB gene encoding Electron transport complex subunit RsxB yields MADRVIQRKKKPIQLAVVDQNGCTGCEACIQFCPVDCILVVPGEGGIPGHYQLVEVDLDRCIGCTLCAKYCPWETIYMLPYDEAYARAPQLTLRSVWHPEWNERPPVAVGTPAGGERALGEPTAEP; encoded by the coding sequence ATGGCGGATCGAGTCATCCAGCGGAAGAAGAAGCCCATCCAACTGGCGGTCGTGGACCAGAACGGATGTACGGGTTGCGAGGCCTGCATTCAGTTCTGTCCCGTCGACTGTATCCTCGTCGTTCCCGGTGAGGGCGGCATCCCGGGGCACTATCAGCTCGTCGAGGTCGACCTGGACCGATGTATCGGGTGCACGCTGTGCGCCAAGTACTGCCCCTGGGAGACCATCTACATGCTCCCCTATGACGAGGCTTATGCCCGGGCACCCCAACTGACCCTCCGCTCGGTCTGGCATCCTGAGTGGAATGAGCGACCCCCTGTCGCCGTCGGCACCCCCGCCGGGGGCGAGAGAGCTCTCGGCGAGCCGACCGCTGAACCATGA